One Thermicanus aegyptius DSM 12793 DNA segment encodes these proteins:
- a CDS encoding DUF2935 domain-containing protein, which produces MSDSAYRQSASFEHRFWLQILGDHSRFIFHSFSPKEVHLVQRAGHLLRTFDALLEDARRSLADEELVSLSWNSLRSAQELRDFKLELIKRHLVGNVSINLPPTFLNHMVNELEEYLRILRDLTIGEVPREVHPVHHHLLWLSDAAGHSATMTDLFDPTEKNVKKKSEQFTQQFEHFYLKAVELAGYLRTHLAHFPALNRFNHDVELEIKLFQTFLSELEELRLNDEALGVFDPLMADHMFREECYYLTKLSQSAHVKQPVCDPAKPRVETE; this is translated from the coding sequence GGATCACAGCCGTTTTATTTTTCATTCCTTCTCTCCGAAGGAAGTCCATCTGGTTCAACGAGCCGGCCACTTGCTTCGAACATTTGATGCTTTATTGGAGGATGCCCGTCGGTCTCTTGCGGATGAAGAGCTGGTTTCTCTAAGCTGGAATAGTCTCCGCTCGGCCCAGGAACTAAGGGATTTTAAATTGGAACTGATCAAGCGTCATCTGGTAGGAAACGTATCGATCAACCTCCCGCCCACTTTTCTCAACCATATGGTGAATGAGCTTGAGGAATATCTGCGCATTCTTCGTGATTTAACCATTGGGGAGGTTCCCCGGGAGGTTCATCCTGTTCATCACCATTTGTTGTGGCTTTCCGATGCAGCAGGGCATTCCGCCACGATGACCGATCTCTTTGATCCCACGGAAAAAAACGTAAAGAAGAAGAGCGAGCAGTTTACTCAGCAGTTTGAGCATTTTTATTTAAAAGCGGTGGAACTGGCCGGGTATCTTCGTACTCATCTCGCCCATTTCCCGGCACTCAACCGTTTTAATCATGACGTGGAGCTGGAGATAAAACTCTTCCAAACCTTTTTGTCCGAGTTGGAAGAGTTGCGGTTAAACGATGAGGCGCTTGGGGTATTCGATCCGTTAATGGCCGATCATATGTTTAGGGAAGAGTGTTATTATTTGACGAAACTTTCTCAAAGCGCCCATGTGAAACAGCCCGTTTGCGATCCTGCGAAGCCAAGGGTGGAAACGGAGTAA
- a CDS encoding glycosyltransferase family 4 protein: MHIGILAPITHRIPPNSYGPWELIASQLAEGLVSRGIKVTLFATVDAKTSAHLHAVVPGALAEHTSWPARAWEQIHIGETLSAVHALKIDLLHNHLNFWPLPFASLLSVPMLTTLHGAAMLEDDSRMVFERYRHLPYVSISHAERTAVPTLNYVANVYNGIDLSLFPFFPQGGESLLFLGRVSAAKGTDHAIELARRSGRRLIIAGPVPASEKDFFEQKIRPHLDGQRIIYVGTVDAQGREHLFRETYALLHLVRQPEPFGLVLIEAMATGTPVIGLDRGAVREVVGPGQGGFVVQNLEEAERALTNIDQLNRQRIRERVANHFTVDRMVDGYIQAYRTVLSTAKQ, translated from the coding sequence ATGCATATCGGAATCCTCGCCCCGATCACCCATCGCATTCCCCCCAACTCCTACGGTCCCTGGGAGCTGATCGCGTCCCAATTGGCTGAAGGGCTTGTATCCCGCGGCATCAAGGTCACCTTATTCGCCACCGTCGATGCCAAGACATCGGCGCACCTTCACGCCGTGGTTCCGGGGGCCTTAGCGGAGCATACGAGCTGGCCGGCTCGGGCTTGGGAGCAGATCCATATCGGGGAAACCCTCAGCGCAGTGCATGCGCTCAAGATCGATCTCTTGCACAACCATCTTAACTTTTGGCCACTTCCTTTTGCATCCCTTTTATCGGTGCCGATGCTCACCACATTGCATGGGGCGGCGATGCTCGAAGATGACTCCCGTATGGTCTTTGAACGTTACCGCCACCTGCCCTACGTCTCCATCAGTCATGCGGAACGCACTGCCGTTCCCACCTTAAACTATGTCGCCAATGTGTACAACGGGATCGATCTCTCCCTCTTTCCCTTTTTCCCACAGGGCGGCGAGTCGCTTCTCTTTTTGGGACGGGTCAGCGCCGCAAAAGGCACGGATCACGCCATAGAACTGGCGCGACGCAGCGGGCGGCGATTGATCATCGCAGGGCCCGTTCCAGCATCGGAAAAAGATTTTTTTGAGCAGAAAATCCGCCCTCATCTCGATGGACAAAGGATCATCTATGTAGGGACAGTGGATGCCCAGGGTAGAGAGCACCTGTTCCGAGAAACCTATGCCCTTTTGCACCTGGTGCGTCAGCCGGAGCCGTTTGGTTTAGTGTTAATTGAAGCGATGGCCACAGGCACCCCGGTCATCGGCTTGGACCGCGGCGCCGTGCGGGAAGTGGTCGGTCCAGGGCAAGGCGGATTTGTCGTGCAAAACCTGGAAGAAGCGGAGCGAGCATTGACAAATATCGATCAACTAAACCGCCAGCGGATCCGTGAACGCGTAGCCAACCACTTTACAGTAGACCGGATGGTCGACGGTTACATCCAAGCATATCGAACGGTCCTCTCCACCGCGAAGCAATAA
- a CDS encoding glycosyltransferase, with product MKILFVSTYPPTKCGIATYTKHLRSGMMRSKALPASALPVLSVYPEQWTLSTPEITPLSKTDLSGYRAAAEWVNASDIDVVSLQHEFGIFGGEAGEYILHFLDALKKPVVTTFHTVFPEERLPYTPVQREILERSTRIVVMNRLGIDWLKKVFGVDESLIDYLPHGAPEPLHVDPAHLRSKWKLQGRKVLLTFGLLSPGKGIDQFLDILSMIVPYAPDVLYVIAGLTHPEVKKREGEAYRQQLQDRIESLHLNDHVRFINRFFSEEELTELLTVTDLYISPYPGMAQITSGTLAYAVGLGRPIVTTPYAYARDVLRDFPDLTIPYGAKRQWAEKIIELLTDQEVHRSIEQRMQLLGRTMRWPFVGRLFFTMLQKLMNHRGALIRHG from the coding sequence GTGAAAATCCTCTTTGTCAGCACCTATCCACCTACCAAATGCGGCATTGCCACCTACACGAAACACCTGCGTTCCGGCATGATGCGCTCCAAAGCCTTACCGGCGAGCGCACTGCCTGTATTGTCGGTCTACCCGGAGCAGTGGACCCTCTCTACCCCGGAGATTACCCCCTTGTCCAAAACAGACCTCTCCGGTTACCGGGCCGCAGCCGAGTGGGTTAACGCCAGCGACATCGATGTGGTTAGTCTGCAGCACGAATTTGGCATTTTTGGCGGTGAAGCCGGGGAATACATTCTCCATTTTCTCGATGCCCTCAAAAAGCCGGTGGTCACCACCTTTCATACGGTCTTTCCGGAAGAGAGGCTTCCCTACACGCCGGTACAAAGAGAGATTCTAGAGCGCAGCACTCGCATCGTGGTGATGAACCGCTTAGGCATCGACTGGCTTAAGAAAGTATTTGGCGTGGACGAATCTCTTATTGATTACCTCCCACACGGGGCACCGGAGCCGCTTCACGTCGATCCGGCGCATTTGCGAAGCAAATGGAAGTTGCAAGGACGAAAAGTCCTTTTAACCTTTGGGCTTTTAAGCCCCGGCAAAGGCATCGATCAATTTCTGGACATCTTAAGCATGATCGTGCCTTATGCGCCGGATGTTCTTTACGTGATCGCAGGTCTTACCCATCCTGAAGTGAAAAAAAGGGAAGGAGAAGCCTATCGCCAACAACTGCAAGATCGCATCGAATCCTTGCATTTAAACGATCATGTGCGTTTTATCAACCGCTTTTTCAGCGAGGAAGAACTGACCGAGCTGCTCACCGTCACCGATCTGTATATCAGTCCCTATCCGGGGATGGCGCAAATCACCAGCGGCACCCTGGCCTATGCAGTCGGTTTAGGGCGTCCGATCGTCACCACCCCATACGCCTATGCCCGTGATGTGCTGCGGGATTTTCCCGATCTCACCATTCCCTATGGGGCCAAACGGCAATGGGCGGAGAAAATCATCGAGCTGTTGACGGATCAGGAAGTTCATCGGTCCATCGAACAACGCATGCAGTTGTTGGGACGAACGATGCGCTGGCCTTTTGTGGGACGCCTTTTTTTCACCATGTTGCAAAAGCTCATGAACCACAGGGGAGCCTTGATCCGACATGGGTAA